From Bacillus sp. FSL K6-3431, the proteins below share one genomic window:
- a CDS encoding extracellular solute-binding protein, with translation MKRILVAIIALMLLVLSACGSIKDDAKQSTEAKTVAKDNFNETGLPIVKEPIDLTFFTGKSTINTDKFEETLVWNKYAKKTGVNVNFELVPFESLTEKRNLVLASNDYPDAFYSARVTAADLSKYGKQGVFIPLNDLINKYAPNFKKLLDENPDMRKGLTMPDGNIYSFPSFYDPSFLPMLIGTPIWLKQEWLDHLDMKEPETTEEFYQFLKAVKDTDLNGNGKADEIPYSGVGTGALIDQLKGAWGLGTRGLGHRFVDINPDTNELRFFRTNDKYKEVLEYVHTLYKEGLIDQEIFTQDSNQQYAKGIDNRLGASMLPNPTMLFNDDGFIGLGALEGPHGDQLYSHVKVPMVHVGAFVITDKNKNPEATVRWMDHFYSEEGALFYFMGEEGKTYEKASDGSLQFTKEITDNPNGLSQDQALAKYFTWLGGSYPGYVKEQWFKGSETLPNSIETGKKAEKHVIDEIWNTFNYTDEETSYLQSQGADMDAYINEMEAKFIVGDAPFNEWDKYVKNVEKMGLEEYMKIQEAAYERYMK, from the coding sequence ATGAAACGAATTCTAGTTGCTATAATTGCATTGATGCTCCTAGTTTTGAGTGCTTGTGGTTCTATAAAGGATGATGCAAAACAGAGTACGGAAGCGAAGACAGTAGCAAAAGATAATTTCAATGAAACGGGTCTCCCGATAGTTAAAGAACCAATTGATCTGACATTCTTTACGGGAAAATCAACGATTAATACTGATAAATTTGAAGAAACGCTTGTTTGGAATAAGTATGCAAAGAAAACAGGAGTCAATGTAAACTTTGAGTTAGTTCCATTTGAAAGTCTTACGGAAAAAAGAAATCTTGTCCTTGCGAGCAATGATTATCCGGATGCATTTTACTCCGCAAGGGTAACTGCAGCAGACCTTTCAAAGTATGGGAAACAAGGAGTTTTTATCCCGTTAAATGACCTGATTAATAAATATGCACCAAATTTTAAAAAATTATTGGATGAAAATCCTGATATGAGAAAAGGATTGACGATGCCTGACGGAAACATCTACTCATTTCCATCTTTCTATGATCCATCATTTTTACCAATGTTGATAGGAACGCCAATATGGCTAAAACAGGAATGGCTAGATCATTTAGATATGAAAGAACCTGAAACGACAGAAGAGTTTTACCAGTTTTTAAAAGCTGTAAAGGACACGGATTTAAATGGTAATGGCAAAGCAGATGAAATACCATATAGTGGTGTAGGAACCGGTGCATTGATTGACCAACTTAAAGGCGCTTGGGGATTAGGAACAAGAGGATTGGGCCATAGATTTGTTGATATTAATCCAGATACAAATGAACTTCGATTCTTCCGAACGAATGATAAGTATAAAGAAGTGCTTGAATATGTGCACACTCTTTATAAAGAAGGATTGATCGATCAGGAGATTTTTACTCAGGACAGCAATCAGCAATATGCTAAAGGCATCGATAATAGGCTTGGTGCATCCATGTTGCCAAACCCAACTATGTTATTCAATGATGATGGGTTCATAGGACTAGGTGCATTGGAAGGACCTCATGGCGATCAATTATACAGTCATGTAAAAGTGCCGATGGTTCATGTTGGAGCTTTTGTAATCACAGATAAAAATAAAAATCCAGAAGCGACTGTGAGATGGATGGATCACTTCTATAGCGAAGAGGGAGCCTTGTTCTATTTCATGGGCGAAGAAGGAAAAACATACGAGAAAGCTTCAGATGGATCATTACAATTCACTAAGGAAATTACGGATAATCCAAATGGACTTTCGCAAGACCAGGCTTTAGCAAAATACTTCACGTGGCTTGGAGGAAGTTATCCAGGATATGTTAAAGAGCAATGGTTTAAAGGGTCTGAAACTCTTCCCAACTCCATTGAAACTGGGAAAAAGGCAGAAAAACATGTAATTGATGAGATTTGGAATACGTTTAACTATACGGATGAAGAAACATCGTATTTGCAATCTCAAGGTGCTGACATGGATGCTTATATCAATGAAATGGAAGCTAAGTTTATCGTGGGAGATGCACCATTTAATGAATGGGACAAATATGTTAAAAACGTCGAAAAAATGGGCTTAGAAGAATACATGAAAATACAGGAAGCTGCTTATGAACGCTATATGAAATAA